A DNA window from Acidimicrobiia bacterium contains the following coding sequences:
- a CDS encoding zinc-binding dehydrogenase: MRAVQFDMADPAFPASLVDVPEPELPGPSWARVEVTVGGICGSDLHLFTHNTGPSPTLMGMAGVFPFLLGHEIAGRVVEAGPGCAHAIGTRVAVDPCLPCAPRGIDPPCANCARGWTSACLSLDSRVLTGGRSLGYTAGLGGGWADQVLAHTTMLHAVPDRVPDRGASLHEPVSIACHGILHAPPRDGDPVLVVGAGIIGLATLAALRGLFPGCPVTVLARHEHQAAAARACGATHVVTSEPGSAHFEELARISGARVVGRKADLMLMGGFPYVVEAVGAPTSVTESLRAVAHRGTVLLLGAAGVSEVDLTPVWYKEAALVGSIDHTVDAGSAPGLAGGADRHSVDRALDVLAAGLLPDDVVVTHEFGLEQYRDAVETAIDRGGAHAIKVVFRP; this comes from the coding sequence GTGCGTGCCGTTCAGTTCGACATGGCCGATCCCGCGTTTCCGGCGTCGTTGGTCGACGTGCCCGAGCCCGAGCTCCCGGGCCCGTCGTGGGCGCGCGTCGAGGTCACGGTGGGCGGGATCTGCGGCAGCGACCTCCATCTCTTCACGCACAACACGGGGCCGTCCCCGACGTTGATGGGGATGGCCGGCGTCTTCCCGTTCCTGCTCGGTCACGAGATCGCCGGTCGTGTCGTCGAGGCCGGTCCCGGGTGTGCGCACGCGATCGGCACGCGCGTCGCCGTCGACCCGTGCCTGCCGTGCGCGCCGCGCGGCATCGACCCGCCGTGCGCGAACTGCGCCCGGGGTTGGACGTCGGCCTGTCTCTCGCTCGACAGCCGGGTGCTGACGGGCGGTCGCTCGCTCGGCTACACCGCGGGCCTCGGTGGTGGGTGGGCCGACCAGGTGCTCGCCCACACCACGATGCTGCACGCCGTCCCCGACCGCGTCCCGGATCGCGGCGCGAGCCTGCACGAACCGGTCTCGATCGCGTGCCACGGCATCCTGCACGCGCCGCCGCGCGACGGCGACCCGGTGCTCGTCGTCGGTGCGGGCATCATCGGCCTCGCGACGCTCGCTGCGCTGCGCGGGCTGTTCCCCGGTTGCCCCGTCACCGTCCTCGCGCGCCACGAGCACCAGGCGGCGGCAGCGCGCGCGTGCGGCGCCACGCACGTCGTCACGAGCGAGCCCGGGAGCGCGCACTTCGAGGAGCTCGCGCGCATCAGCGGCGCGCGCGTCGTGGGGCGCAAGGCGGATCTCATGCTGATGGGCGGGTTCCCCTACGTCGTCGAGGCGGTCGGCGCACCGACCTCGGTGACGGAGTCGCTCCGGGCGGTCGCGCACCGGGGGACCGTCCTCCTGCTCGGCGCGGCCGGCGTCAGCGAGGTCGACCTCACCCCGGTCTGGTACAAGGAGGCGGCGCTGGTCGGTTCGATCGACCACACCGTCGACGCCGGCAGCGCGCCCGGCCTCGCCGGAGGTGCGGACCGCCACTCGGTGGATCGGGCGCTCGACGTGCTGGCCGCGGGCCTGCTCCCCGACGACGTCGTCGTCACGCACGAATTCGGGCTCGAGCAGTACCGCGACGCCGTCGAGACGGCCATCGACCGGGGTGGGGCGCACGCGATCAAGGTCGTGTTCCGGCCCTGA